TGGTTCTAGCAATGAAGCCAAAGAGATGATGCAAGGCGTTGTGCGTCAAAAGCGCGATGGGCGCATCGACTCGATGGCGGCTAAAGTGATTTTGGAGCGCTACTTGGACGCGTTAAAGGCAAGCCATGGTTGAGCTTGAAGTCGCCGAAATTATCGGTACCATTGCATTTGCGCTGAGTGGTTTTTACGTGGCGGTCAAGGAAAAACTTGATCTTTTGGGCATTTTTATCGCTTCGTTTTTAACGGCACTTGGCGGTGGATTGGTGCGTGATATGCTGTGTGATCGTGCTCCGTACACCTTTACGCATCTCATGCCTTCTATTTTGGTGATTGCTGTGATTCTTTTGAGCACGCTTCTAAAACTTCACCTAAAAGGGGAGATAGAGAAAAAGTTTTATTTTATTATCAGCGATACATTGGGGCTGGTTTCATTTTCGATTTCAGGGGCACTCATTGCTCT
Above is a genomic segment from Sulfurospirillum halorespirans DSM 13726 containing:
- a CDS encoding trimeric intracellular cation channel family protein — its product is MVELEVAEIIGTIAFALSGFYVAVKEKLDLLGIFIASFLTALGGGLVRDMLCDRAPYTFTHLMPSILVIAVILLSTLLKLHLKGEIEKKFYFIISDTLGLVSFSISGALIALQVEFNFFGVVLMALVTAVGGGVIRDILLNRVPLLLISEFYGTVSLLVGAILFIFAQFDISGYLPVMVVFAFGVALRLLAYYKQWHLPKIG